A single region of the Nicotiana sylvestris chromosome 6, ASM39365v2, whole genome shotgun sequence genome encodes:
- the LOC104223168 gene encoding cell division control protein 2 homolog D-like: METVKKSASAMEAFEKLEKVGEGTYGKVYRARDRVTGKIVALKKTRLHEDEEGVPPTTLREISLLRMLSRDPHIVKLMDIKQGQNKEGKTVLYLVFEYMDTDVKKFIRSFRANGENIPPKTVKSLMYQLYKGVAFCHGHGVLHRDLKPHNLLMDRKTNVLKLADFGLGRAYTLPIKKYTHEILTLWYRTPEVLLGATHYSTAVDMWSVGCIFAELVTKQALFPGDSELQQLLHIFRLLGTPNEELWPGVSKLVNWHKYPQWNPQPLSTVVPGLDEDGLHLLSEMLHYEPAKRISAKKAMEHPYFDDLDKTPL; the protein is encoded by the exons atgGAGACTGTGAAAAAGAGTGCATCGGCCATGGAGGCATTCGAGAAGCTTGAGAAGGTAGGGGAAGGTACTTACGGAAAGGTGTACAGAGCGAGAGATAGGGTTACTGGCAAAATCGTAGCACTGAAGAAGACGAGGCTTCATGAGGACGAAGAAGGTGTCCCTCCTACTACTCTCCGCGAGATCTCTCTTCTGCGGATGCTCTCTAGAGATCCTCACATCGTCAAACTGATGGATATTAAACAAGGCCAGAACAAAGAAGGAAAGACGGTCCTATACTTGGTGTTTGAGTACATGGATACTGATGTCAAGAAATTTATTCGTAGTTTCCGCGCAAATGGAGAAAACATTCCCCCTAAAACTGTCAAGAGCTTGATGTACCAGCTGTACAAAGGAGTTGCTTTCTGCCATGGTCATGGTGTGTTACACAGGGATCTGAAACCACACAATCTTCTGATGGACCGTAAGACAAATGTGCTCAAATTAGCAGATTTTGGACTTGGCAGAGCTTATACTCTGCCCATCAAGAAGTATACGCATGAGATATTAACCCTGTGGTATAGAACCCCTGAGGTTCTTCTTGGAGCTACTCATTACTCCACAGCAGTTGACATGTGGTCTGTTGGTTGTATATTTGCTGAACTGGTCACAAAACAAGCCCTCTTCCCAGGAGACTCTGAGCTGCAACAACTGCTTCACATTTTCAGATTGCTAG GTACTCCTAATGAAGAACTCTGGCCCGGGGTGAGCAAGCTAGTTAACTGGCATAAATACCCCCAATGGAACCCCCAGCCACTCTCAACTGTTGTCCCTGGTCTAGATGAAGATGGGCTCCATCTTCTATCTGAGATGTTGCATTATGAGCCAGCTAAGAGGATTTCAGCAAAGAAAGCTATGGAACACCCCTATTTTGATGATCTGGACAAAACTCCTCTCTGA
- the LOC104217682 gene encoding WRKY transcription factor 71-like, with the protein MSNNPFYHDYMGTEGINTFPFFGENSSNYNHPPPNHIQNPHQQFVPSSYMTLTECLHSSMDYNTLSSAFGMSCSSSEVVCPQIDRQDYSSRKSSVVSPAELVLDSPLEGTSVEIPPTTNSSISSTSNEAGGEEDSSKSKKLMQGKGCQEEGDGMSKKESKAKTKGEKKPKEPRFAFMTKSEIDNLEDGYRWRKYGQKAVKNSPFPRNYYRCTTQKCNVKKRVERSYEDPSIVITTYEGQHNHHCPATLRGNAASMLSPSFLSSSQLMPNFPPEIFAQMLNPTSNQNLLINSPYNYHQHQGQEYGSWFPKPEPS; encoded by the exons ATGTCTAACAACCCTTTCTATCATGATTACATGGGAACTGAAGGGATCAATACATTTCCTTTCTTTGGTGAAAATTCCTCAAATTATAACCATCCACCTCCTAATCATATTCAAAATCCACATCAACAATTTGTTCCTTCTTCTTATATGACTCTTACTGAGTGTTTACATAGTTCTATGGACTATAACACTTTATCAAGTGCTTTTGGCATGTCTTGTTCATCCTCTGAAGTTGTTTGTCCACAAATTGATCGTCAAGACTACTCTTCTAGGAAAAGTAGTGTCGTCTCTCCTGCAGAACTCGTCTTAGATTCGCCTCTGGAAGGAACTAGTGTTGAAATTCCACCAACAACAAATTCTTCGATTTCTTCTACCTCTAATGAGGCTGGAGGGGAAGAAGATTCTTCCAAAAGCAAGAAACTTATGCAAGGAAAAGGGTGTCAAGAAGAAGGAGATGGCATGTCTAAGAAAGA GAGCAAAGCAAAAACGAAAGGAGAAAAGAAgccaaaagaaccaagattcgcCTTCATGACCAAAAGTGAGATTGATAATCTTGAAGATGGTTATAGATGGCGAAAATATGGACAGAAAGCAGTGAAGAACAGCCCTTTCCCAAG GAATTATTACAGATGCACGACTCAAAAATGCAATGTGAAGAAACGTGTGGAAAGATCATACGAAGATCCATCAATCGTAATCACTACATACGAAGGCCAACACAACCATCATTGTCCAGCAACTCTTAGAGGCAATGCAGCTTCAATGTTGTCACCTTCATTCTTATCCTCATCACAGTTAATGCCAAATTTTCCTCCAGAAATCTTTGCCCAAATGCTTAATCCCACAAGCAACCAAAATCTCCTCATTAATTCTCCCTATAATTATCATCAACACCAAGGTCAAGAATATGGCTCATGGTTCCCTAAACCAGAGCCATCCTAG